The Sinomicrobium kalidii region GTCCTTTTCACTTTCAACGGATGTTTAAGGAATGGGCCGGGGTCACTCCCAAGAAATTTTTGCAGTATATAAGCGTAGAACATGCCAAACAGGTACTCCGGGACAAAAATACCACCTTGTTCGATGCAGCTTATGACACGGGACTTTCCGGAACCGGAAGGCTTCACGACCTCTTTGTAAATATTGAAAGTATGACCCCGGGTGAATACAAAAACGGCGGGGAAAAACTGATGATCCATTACAGTTTTGCCCAGAGTCCCTTTGGCGATATCCTGGTGGCCTCTACACCCAAAGGGATTTGTCACATGGCATTTGCCGATAATGAAACGGAAGCCTTTGCAGCATTGACGAAAAATTTTCCGAATGCGCAATTCAAACAAATGACCGATATGTTTCAGCAAAATGCCCTTCATATATTTACACACAACCAGGACGAAACAGACCGGATAAAACTCCACCTGAAAGGCACGGAATTTCAGCTAAAAGTGTGGGAAGCGCTGCTTCGCGTACCCATGGGGCAATTATCCACATACGGAAATATAGCTCGTGAAATCGGAAACGACAAAGGGTCCCGGGCCGTTGGTACCGCCATTGGCAGCAATCCGGTAGCTTTTCTTATCCCCTGCCACCGTGTGATCCAGTCTACCGGGACCATCGGTGGTTACCGCTGGGGGAACAACCGGAAAACGGCCATTATCGGATGGGAAGCTGCAAGGACCGATATAACCTTATAAAAGACGGCAATGGAGGATATAGCGCAAAAAACGGCAAACTGTAACTGGGAAGAGGTTACCCGTAACCTGAACGAAAGAGGATATGCCATTATTCCCGGGTGGCTGACAGAACAGCAATGCCACGCATTGATCAACGAATATAACGGCACAACAGCATACAGAAAAACAGTGGTCATGGAACGGTATCGTTTCGGGCTGGGAGAATACAAATACTACGATTACCCCCTGCCCCGTGTCATACAGGCCATCCGGCAAAATGTATATCCCAGGCTCGTCCCCGTGGCCAACCTGTGGATGCAGGTGTTGAGATCCGAAGCCCGGTTTCCCGGAAACCATTCCGAATTACTGGCCGGCTGCCACGAAAAGGGACAGCTAAAACCCACCCCCTTAATACTCAAATACGGTAAGGGCGGATACAACACCCTGCACCAGGACCTTTATGGTGAGGTATTTTTTCCGTTACAGGCGGTATGTTTCCTGAACGAACCGGGCAAAGATTACGAAGGGGGAGAATTTGTACTCACCGAACAGGTGCCAAGGGCACAATCCAGGGCAACCGTACTCCGTCCGGAAAAAGGCGATATGCTGATATTCACCACAAATTTCCGCCCGGAAAAAGGCAAACGGGGATATTACCGGGTACGTATGAAACACGGCGTAAGCGAAGTAACCCGGGGAGAACGCCATACACTCGGGGTCATTTTTCACGACGCAATAAGTTGATCATCCGGATACAAACACCGTATAAAATCCTGCCATACCATGCTAAAACACAATGACATTTCAGACGTTCTATTGCGAACATATATCCGGGGGAAATACATTTGCTGGGGAGGCCATAAAAAACTGAAAATATACGGAACGCTCGGTTGCGGGTCCGGTAAGAGAATGCACCGGAAGAACAGGGTATTCTTTACTTCCGAAGAGGAAGCCCGGAACAGCGGTTACCGTCCCTGCGGGCATTGCATGCCGAAAGCCTACAGAGCGTGGAAATTAAGCGTAAAAAAGTGCAGCTAAAAAAGAAAAGATATCTTTGTATGGA contains the following coding sequences:
- a CDS encoding 2OG-Fe(II) oxygenase, whose amino-acid sequence is MEDIAQKTANCNWEEVTRNLNERGYAIIPGWLTEQQCHALINEYNGTTAYRKTVVMERYRFGLGEYKYYDYPLPRVIQAIRQNVYPRLVPVANLWMQVLRSEARFPGNHSELLAGCHEKGQLKPTPLILKYGKGGYNTLHQDLYGEVFFPLQAVCFLNEPGKDYEGGEFVLTEQVPRAQSRATVLRPEKGDMLIFTTNFRPEKGKRGYYRVRMKHGVSEVTRGERHTLGVIFHDAIS
- a CDS encoding methylated-DNA--[protein]-cysteine S-methyltransferase yields the protein MNTQSQLNYDRIAKAIGYIRENFREQPNLEEVAGQVHLSPFHFQRMFKEWAGVTPKKFLQYISVEHAKQVLRDKNTTLFDAAYDTGLSGTGRLHDLFVNIESMTPGEYKNGGEKLMIHYSFAQSPFGDILVASTPKGICHMAFADNETEAFAALTKNFPNAQFKQMTDMFQQNALHIFTHNQDETDRIKLHLKGTEFQLKVWEALLRVPMGQLSTYGNIAREIGNDKGSRAVGTAIGSNPVAFLIPCHRVIQSTGTIGGYRWGNNRKTAIIGWEAARTDITL
- a CDS encoding Ada metal-binding domain-containing protein, coding for MLKHNDISDVLLRTYIRGKYICWGGHKKLKIYGTLGCGSGKRMHRKNRVFFTSEEEARNSGYRPCGHCMPKAYRAWKLSVKKCS